Proteins from a genomic interval of Narcine bancroftii isolate sNarBan1 chromosome 12, sNarBan1.hap1, whole genome shotgun sequence:
- the lrrc3ca gene encoding leucine-rich repeat-containing protein 3B — protein sequence MELRNLLLRHSVAMWLLLQSFVLMTFCFNSATTCPKGCYCSDPDKTLIVRCSDMHLKEVPKDIPNNTRKLYLDSNQITSIPHDVFKHLHKLEELDLSNNAIQHLETGAFRGLNESLKFLNLSHNKLVTVNKDVFSRLKAVVKLSDNPWFCNCELQEMIKMVSVKVESSNDIICASAYPEEHTKKSFLDVAHHVNFCNVHKKTTDVAMLITMFGWFTMVISYLVYYVRQNQEDARRHLEYLKSLPSKQRKSEASSTISTVV from the coding sequence ATGGAGCTGAGGAATCTGCTCCTGCGACATTCTGTCGCCATGTGGCTGCTTTTACAAAGCTTTGTCCTGATGACCTTCTGCTTTAATTCAGCGACAACGTGCCCAAAAGGCTGTTACTGTTCCGACCCGGATAAAACACTTATCGTCCGCTGCAGTGACATGCACCTGAAGGAGGTCCCCAAGGACATTCCAAATAACACTCGGAAGCTCTACCTTGATTCCAATCAAATAACTTCTATTCCACATGATGTCTTCAAGCATCTGCACAAATTGGAAGAGCTGGATCTGTCCAATAATGCTATTCAACACTTGGAGACAGGTGCCTTCCGAGGACTCAACGAAAGCTTGAAGTTTCTGAACCTCTCCCACAATAAACTGGTGACTGTCAACAAAGATGTCTTCAGCAGATTGAAAGCAGTCGTCAAACTTTCAGACAACCCCTGGTTCTGCAATTGTGAGCTGCAGGAAATGATCAAGATGGTCAGTGTTAAAGTTGAGTCCTCCAATGACATCATCTGCGCGTCTGCTTATCCAGAGGAACACACAAAGAAATCTTTCTTGGATGTTGCACATCATGTCAATTTCTGTAACGTCCACAAGAAGACAACCGATGTGGCGATGCTGATCACTATGTTTGGCTGGTTCACCATGGTCATCTCTTACTTGGTGTACTACGTCAGACAGAACCAGGAAGATGCCAGGCGCCATCTTGAATACCTGAAGTCATTGCCCAGCAAGCAGAGGAAATCAGAAGCCTCCTCCACGATTAGCACAGTGGTGTAA